The following proteins are co-located in the Helicoverpa armigera isolate CAAS_96S chromosome 23, ASM3070526v1, whole genome shotgun sequence genome:
- the LOC110376759 gene encoding ras-like protein 2, which translates to MSRPGDRPNQAQTYKLVVVGGGGVGKSAITIQFIQSYFVTDYDPTIEDSYTKQCVIDDIPAKLDILDTAGQEEFSAMREQYMRSGEGFLLVFSVADHASFDELYKFHKQILRVKDRDEFPMLLVGNKADLENQRVVSLDEAQALSRQLKVPYIECSAKARMNVDQAFHELVRLVRRFQEAERINIKSDYGSGKKKKCTIL; encoded by the exons atgtcgaGACCAGGCGATAGACCGAACCAAGCCCAAACATACAAATTGGTCGTCGTCGGCGGTGGCGGTGTGGGAAAAAGTGCAAtcacaatacaatttattcag AGCTACTTCGTGACAGACTATGACCCCACCATCGAGGACAGCTACACCAAGCAGTGTGTCATTGATGATATACCAGCTAAACTCGACA TCTTGGACACAGCGGGCCAAGAGGAGTTCAGTGCGATGCGGGAACAATACATGAGGTCCGGTGAGGGTTTCCTCCTGGTCTTCTCCGTGGCTGACCATGCCAGCTTCGACGAGCTCTACAAGTTCCACAAACAGATCCTCCGTGTCAAAGACAGGGATGAGTTCCCGATGCTTCTCGTTGGCAATAAGGCAGATTTGGAAAATCAGAGAGTG GTATCACTGGATGAGGCACAGGCTTTATCTCGTCAACTCAAGGTCCCATACATTGAGTGCAGTGCGAAAGCCCGTATGAACGTCGACCAGGCTTTCCACGAGCTCGTTAGACTAGTCCGCCGGTTCCAAGAGGCAGAACGTATCAACATCAAGTCAGACTACGGCAGTGGCAAAAAGAAAAAGTGCACCATCCTGTAA